The Pukyongia salina genome segment AAAACCGACTTAAATACGTTGCCGAATTTCGTGATGGGGTTGCAAAAGTAGGACTTCAGCAGATCGCAAAGGATCACCCATTCTACAATTTGGATGGAAAAGATAATATTGTCTTGTTCTACACCCAACGATATTCAGATCAGCCGTTGATCATCAAAGGTGCCGGGGCCGGAGCCGAAGTTACCGCTTCGGGATTGTTCGGGGATATAATCAGTTTGGGTAAAAATTAAATTATGGATCAGCTTCAGATATTCTCTCCTGCAACTGTTGCCAACGTATCTTGCGGTTACGATGCTATGGCGTTCGCACTGGAATCTCTAGGGGATGAAATGACATTTCGGAAGAATGATTTGGGGAAAACCCGCATTGTAAAGATAGAAGGGGCCGATCTGCCATTCGAATCCAATAAGAATGTAGCGGCTGCAGTTGCCAAACGAATGCTGCAGGACGCAGGCGCCAATTTTGGTGTGGATATAGAGATCGTTAAAAAATACAAACCGGGAAGCGGATTAGGAAGTAGCGCAGCCAGTGGAGCGGGAGCTGCTTTTGCCATAAACCAACTGCTTAATAACCGCTATACAAAACTAGAACAACTTAAATACGCTATGTTTGGGGAAGAAGTGGCGTGCGGATCTCAGATCGCAGATAATGTGGCCGCTGCACTCTACGGAGGATTTGTGCTAATTCGTAGTTACGAACCTTTGGATATCGTTTCTATTCCTACACCCTCCCAATTATTCGTTACAGTGATCCATCCACAAATTGAAATAAAGACCGAAGACGCCAGAAATATTCTACCCAAAGAGATCCCAATGAAAACAGCAATATCCCAATGGGCGAATGTGGGCGGACTCATAGCAGGGTTGCATAGTTCAGATTACGATCTCATTGGCAGGTCACTAACCGATCATGTGGTAGAACCTTATCGCAAGAAGTTCATTCCACATTTCGATGCCTTAAAAAGAGCTGCGTTGGATCATGGAGCTTTGGGAGCAGGGATCTCAGGATCCGGGCCCTCGGTATTCGCCCTGGTAAAAGGAGCAGAAATGGCAGAAAAGATCGCGGCTGCTTTCAATGAGGTGTATAAGGATTCGGCCATCGATTACCGAATTTATACCTCGGGAATCGCCAAAACAGGAATAACATTGAGCAACGAATAATGCAGTATTTCAGCTTAAATAAACAGGCAGAAAAGGTGAGTTTCAAGGAGGCTGTCATTAAAGGACTTGCGCCCGATAAAGGATTGTATTTCCCGGAAACCATCACCAAACTTCCTACGCGATTCTTCGATCGAATTGAACAATTGGAGGATCACGAGATCGCATTTCATGTTATAGACCAATTTGTGGGAGGTGAGATCCCGGCCCCTGAATTAAAGCAGATATTAAAGGAAGTGCTTTCGTTCGATTTCCCCCTGGTGGAGGTAAAACCCGATATTTTTTCTCTCGAACTGTTTCATGGGCCTACGCTTGCCTTCAAAGACGTTGGAGCCAGATTCATGGCACGTTGCCTGGGGTACTTCAACCGGGAGAAGCAGGCCGAAAAGGTGACCGTACTCGTGGCCACGTCTGGAGATACGGGCGGAGCTGTGGCCAATGGATTTTTTAATGTTCCGGGGGTTGAAGTGGTGATCCTGTATCCGTCCGGCAAGGTGAGTGAAATTCAGGAAAAACAACTCACAACACTGGGTAAAAACATAAGCGCAATGGAAGTTAAAGGCAATTTCGACGATTGCCAGACCATGGTAAAACAAGCTTTTCTGGATGAGGATTTCGCAGGTAAAGTGAAACTTACTTCGGCTAACAGTATCAACGTAGCGCGCTGGTTGCCGCAGATGTTTTATTATTTCAGTGCATACAAACGATTAAAAGAAAAAGGTAAACCAATAATTTTTTCGGTGCCTAGTGGCAATTTCGGGAATATCTGCGCCGGGATGATGGCGAGGAAACTAGGACTCCCAATTGCACATTTTATAACGGGAACTAATGAGAATGATGTTGTACCGGAATATCTGAGAACCGGTATTTACCAACAAAAAAATACGATCTCCACTATTTCCAATGCGATGGATGTGGCGGCCCCAAGTAATTTTGTTAGGATAAAAGAACTTTACGATCACGATCTGGAGAAGCTACGGGAGGACTTGTCGGGATATAGTTATACCGATACACAAAACTTAATGGTAATGAAGGATCTGTGCGGTGCATATTCCTATACGGCCGATCCTCATGGCGCGATCGGGTTTGCGGCTCTTTCAGATTATATTACTGAAAATGATTTTCAGGGGATAGGGGTGTTTTTGGAAACCGCCCATCCGGTAAAATTCCTGGATGTTATTCCGAAGGAAATAGCCGAACAAATTACCCTGCCGGAAAGTATTCAAGCCATTATTGATAAAGAAAAAAGCGCTATGCAGATCTCCTCATACAAGGAATTGAAGGACTATCTCTTGCGATAGAATGTTCGGGCAAAAGAAACTTTTCTCAAGATTTTAACAGAATAATTTGGAGAAGTCGAATCTGTTTCTCAATATTTGTACTCATAAAGTTCAAACTTTTACTGAAGTGTTATCAAGAAAGGTGGAGGGATTAGACCCTGTGAAACCTTAGCAACCCTTTCTCCGGAATGAAGGTGCTAAATTCTACACAGCTTAGGCTGATGATAGATAACAACGTGACAATAGTTCTTTTTGTCACTTTATTTCTTATAACATTTTTCTGGTAAATACGTCCTACGGGCGCATTTTGACTTTTGTTTTAATTATCTATTAACTCAAAAAAAAAGAAAAATGAGTGCAACAAAAATTATTCATGCGATCCCAAGTGATCCGCTTACCGGGGCTATTTCTGTACCGGTCTATCAAACTTCAACTTTTATTCAGGAAGCGCCTGGTGTGAACAAGGGCTTCGACTATGCCCGCTCTAACAATCCAACCCGTAAGGTGCTGGAAGATGTGATCGCCGAATTGGAAGGTGGCGATGCCGGTTTTGCCTTCTCTACCGGACTTGCGGCCATCGACGCCGTATTAAAACTCTTATCGGCCGGAGATGAGATCGTGGCAGTAGATGATATTTACGGTGGTGCCTACAGACTTTTTACCCACGTCTACGAAAAACTTGGTATTAGTGTGAACTATGTGGACACAACCGAGGTGGACAATGTGGCTGCCGCTGTTAATGAAAAGACCAAATTCATCTGGATAGAATCTCCAACAAATCCTACCCTAAAAGTTTCAGATATCCGCGCTATTGCCGCAATAGCTGCACAAGTTGGAGCATATCTTGTGGTGGACAACACTTTTGCCAGTCCCATCGGGCAAAACCCTATTTCCCTGGGGGCCGATATTGTTATTCACAGCGGTACCAAATATATTGGAGGCCATTCAGACCTGGTAGCAGGACTTGTGGTCACCGCTGCGCCGGAGCTTTCAGAAAAAATAAAATTTGTGCAGAATGCCTCTGGAGGAGTATTGGGTCCCTGGGATTGTTTTCTTACCATACGCGGTATCGAAACCCTGGATATCCGGTTTAGAAAACAATCTGAAAATGCCTTATCAATAGCGCGATTCCTGCAACATCATCCCGAAGTTGACGAGGTGTTCTATCCGGGTCTGGATACCCATAAAAATCATCACATCGCAGCCAGACAACAGAATAATCTGTTTGGCGGTGTGGTTTCATTCAGTTTAAAAAACGATTCCACTGATGTAGCAAATGCCTTTGTTACCCACACCAGGTTCTTCAAATTGGCGGAAAGTCTGGGAGGGGTGAAAAGTCTGCTATGTCATCCGGCTCAAATGACGCATGCCTCTATCCCAAGGGATCGTAGACTGCGGTCGGGAATTAAGGATTCACTCATTAGACTATCCTGCGGAATAGAAGAACCACAGGATCTAATAGAAGATCTGAATACTGCCTTTAAAAGCGTCAATACAGCAACCCAATTAATCTATGCCTGAGATGAGTACCGAAATAAAAGAAAACAATACCAGCCGAATTGATCTTCAACTTTTGAAAAAGAAGAAGGTCAATCTGGCGGTATTTGGTCATGGAAACGTAGGTGGTAAGCTGTTGGATCAGATCCTGGAATCGGCGGCATCCATTAGTGAAAGGAAACATATCGTCCTTAATGTTTTTGCTGTGGCGAATTCCGGGCAACTATTGTTTCAAACCGATGGCATTGATGAGAACTGGAGAAATAAACTGAAGGCAGAGAAAGCAGGTTGGGACATTTCCGAGGTGATAAAATTTGCCAGGCAATATAACCTGAAGAACCTTATCGCTATTGATAATACAGGGAGTACAGAATTTGTAGAACATTATCCGAAGCTGATCGAAGGAGGATTTAACCTTGTTTCATCCAACAAACATCCTAACACCAGGGATCTTGAATTCTACCACGAACTGCGTAGTCTGCTTCAGCGTCATGAAAAGGAATTCTTTTATGAAACAAATGTAGGTGCGGGTTTGCCTCTTATAGACACCATAAAATTACTTCATTTGTCCGGTGAGAATATCACGCGTATCCGAGGAGTGTTTTCCGGTTCTCTGAGTTATATCTTTAATACTTTTTCTGAAAATGATGATAGCTTCGGAAATGTGCTGAAGAAAGCCATGAATTATGGTTTTACCGAACCCGATCCAAGGGAAGATCTTTCGGGTAACGACGTGGGAAGAAAATTGCTTATTTTGGCTCGCGAATTAGATTTACACCACGAATTAACCGACGTGAATATCGAGAATCTAATTCCGAAGCCTTTACGAACCATTCCGAAGCATGAATTCCTGGAACAGTTGGATGCTCTTGATGTTAAGTTTCATATTAAGAAACGAAATCAGAAAAAAGATCACGTGCTTAGATACATTGGTGATCTCCATGGGGATCTTTCCGAAGTAAATGGTGGTACACTGGATGTGAAGCTGGTTTCGGTACCGCGGGACAGTACCCTAGGACAGCTTAGTAACAGTGATTCGTTATTCGAGATATACACTCAAAACTACGCCCAGCACCCCATTACCATAAAAGGTGCGGGTGCAGGCGGAGCGGTTACGGCCCGGGGTGTATTGGGCGATATATTGAGATTAAGCGATAAACTATAATTGAAGGAACATGGATAAGAAAGTAGCGATCATTGGTTGTGGGAATTTGGGAATAGCTATTCTAAAAGGATTGCTGGACAGCAAGTATACCGCAGCAGAGAATATCACCGTAACTCGAAGGAATGTGGAGGCTCTTAGCGAATTCTCCAGGGAAGGAGTAGTGGTTACAACCGATAATCGTTCAGCGGTTAAAAATGCCGATCTCATCCTCGTTGCCTTGAAACCGCATAACATCCTAACCGTTTTACAAGATCTAAAACAAGAATTTGACCCTAACAGGCATATCCTGATATCCCTCGCAACTGGAATCTCAATTGCCCAACTAGGAGAGGCTAGCTCGACAGAGCTGTCAATATTCAGGGCTATGCCTAATACTGCCGCTTTTGTAAAGGAGTCGCTCACTTGTATTTGTGCGAATACCGATAACCGGCAGACGCTGGAAACAGTGCGGCAGTTATTTGATGGGATAGGGGAGATCCAGTTCATAGAAGAAGAGCTTATGGAAGCGGCCACCGTCCTGGGAGCCTGTGGTATTGCCTATGTCTTACGATTTATGCGGGCCATGGTTCAGGGTGGGATCCAAATTGGTTTTAGCTCTAAAGTTGCAAGTTTTATAGTAAATCAGACAGTGAACGGAGCATCGAGATTACTTATAGAGAAAAGGGCACATCCCGAGGAGGAGATCGATAAGGTTACTACCCCCAAAGGATGTACAATTGAAGGGTTAAATGAAATGGAGCACAATGGATTTAGCTCTGCACTAATTAAGGGAATTGTTACCTCCTTTGAAAAGATCGAAAAATAATTCAGAAATACAATTTATGAAAGTAACGCTCAACAGATTAAACGATGATTTCCATTTCGAAGCCAAAGGTGCTTCCAATGTGGTGGTACATATAGACAGCAAAGTAAACGAAGAAGTGCATGGGGCTAGTCCCATGGAACTATTACTCATGGCTGTGGGTGGATGCAATGCCATCGACATAGTGTCGATATTAAAAAAACAAAGACAGCAAATCACCTCCTACGCAATTGAAGTGGAAGGAAAACGTAAAGAAGTTAGGCAGGCCAAGCCGTTTGAGGCAATACATGTTACTGTTTTTCTTGAAGGTGATATAGATGAGGCCAAGGCTAAAAGAGCGGCCCAGCTTAGTTTCGAGAAGTATTGCTCTGTCTCAATTACGCTGGAAGGCGCGGTGGAGGTAACTTACGATGTGTATGTAAATGATAGGAAGGTATGAGTGTATTTTTAGATGAACTAAATAAAAGAATACTTGTGTTGGATGGTGCGATGGGCACCATGTTACAGCGGTATAATTTTACCGAAGAGGATTTTAGGGGTGAACGGTTTAAAGATCATCACAAGTCGGTAAAGGGAAATAACGACTTATTATCCATCACCCAACCCCAGGCCATCGCCGAAGTGCATGGTAAATATTTTGAAGCTGGAGCAGACATTGTGGAGACCAATACCTTTTCGGGTACCAGGATCGCTATGGCCGATTACGACATGGAAGATCTTGTTTACGAACTAAACTACGAATCGGCTAAGATCGCTAAAGAAGTTGCTCTCGAATATACGCGACAAGATCCGGATAAACCGAGATTTGTGGCCGGAGCTATGGGTCCCACCAATAAAACAGCCAGCATGTCTCCTAATGTGAATGACCCGGGATACAGGGGAATAACTTTCGATGCGTTACGTGCGGCTTACAAAGAGCAGGCAGAGGCTTTGGTAGATGGCGGTGTTGATTTCCTGTTGGTTGAAACTATTTTCGACACGCTCAATGCCAAGGCTGCTCTGTTTGCCATTGAAGAACTCAAAGAAGAGAAAAATATCGATCTGCCTGTTATGGTTAGTGGTACGATCACCGATGCCTCGGGCAGGACCTTATCCGGGCAAACAGCCGAAGCATTTCTAATTTCAATTTCTCATGTTCCGCTGGTTAGTGTTGGTTTTAATTGTGCCCTGGGTGCAAAACAGCTCACCCCGCACCTGGAAGTGATCGCGCACAGGACAGATCTTGCCGTTTCGGCATACCCTAATGCAGGCTTACCTAACGCCTTTGGAGAGTATGATGAGAGTGCCGATGAGATGGCCGAACAGATCCGCGAATACCTGGATCGGGGGTTGATAAACATCATTGGTGGTTGCTGCGGAACAACACCGGCCCATATAAAGGCTATTGCCCAACTGGCGGCCTCCTATCAACCTCGTCCCCTAAAAGTTAACACTTTAAAAGTGTGATAAATCTATGAACAGCACCATGATCGAAACAAGATATTTGAAATTATCCGGACTGGAACCTTTAGTTATCACTCCGGAAAGTAATTTCATTAATGTTGGTGAACGGACTAATGTTGCCGGATCCAGGAAATTCTTAAGGCTCATCAAGGATGGTAAGTACGAGGAAGCACTGGATATTGCAAGACATCAGGTGGAGGGAGGAGCGCAGATCATAGACGTGAATATGGATGACGGTCTTATAGACGGTCGCGCCGCTATGGTAAAGTTTCTTAATCTCATTGTTTCCGAACCAGATATTTCGAGAGTCCCTATAATGATCGATAGCTCGAAATGGGAGATCATCGAAGCGGGATTACAGGTAGTGCAGGGGAAATGTGTGGTGAACTCTATAAGTTTAAAGGAAGGGGAAGAAGAGTTTCTCCATCAGGCAAAATTAATTAGAAGATATGGAGCCGCAGTGATCGTAATGGCCTTCGATGAGACCGGGCAGGCCGATAATTATGAGCGGCGCATTGAGATAGCGAAAAGATCTTACGATCTGTTGGTGAAGAAGGTAAATTTCCCTCCCGAAGATATCATATTCGACCTCAATATCTTTCCCGTGGCTACAGGGATGGATGAACATCGTAGAAATGCCGTCGATTTTATAGAAGGGACACGCTGGGTAAAGGAAAATCTCCCGCATTGTAGTGTGAGTGGAGGAGTAAGTAACGTTTCTTTTAGTTTCCGGGGGAATGATGTAGTACGTGAAGCCATGCACTCGGTTTTCCTGTATCATGCCATCCAGGCAGGGATGAATATTGGTATAGTGAACCCGGCCATGCTGGAGGTCTACGACGATATACCCAAAGACCTGCTGGAATATGTGGAAGACGTGATCCTGGACCGTAGGGATGACGCCACAGAACGACTTTTAGAATTTGCCGAGACCGTAAAAGGGGAACGAAAAGAAAAAGTAGCCGATCTATCCTGGCGGGAACTACCGCTACAGGATAGGATAACACGGGCTTTGGTAAAAGGGATAGATGCTTATATTGAAGTAGATGTAGAAGAAGCCCGACAGCAAGTAGATAAACCTATAGAGGTGATCGAAGGCCATTTGATGATAGGTATGAATGTAGTGGGTGATCTCTTCGGAAGTGGTAAAATGTTCCTTCCGCAGGTGGTGAAATCGGCGCGGGTAATGAAAAAAGCTGTGGCTTATTTGCTTCCTTTTATTGAAGAAGATAAGGATGCAACTTCATCCTCCAACGGAAAGATCCTTATGGCCACAGTAAAGGGCGATGTTCATGATATTGGAAAGAACATAGTTTCGGTAGTTCTGGCCTGCAACAACTATGAGATCATCGATCTGGGGGTAATGGTGCCTGCAGAGAAGATCATAGCAACAGCCAAGGAGGAGAATGTCGATATTATTGGGCTCAGTGGTTTGATAACACCTTCGTTAGACGAAATGGTCTTTCTTGCCAAAGAAATGCAGCGCCAGCAGTTTGAAGTGCCGCTTCTTATAGGTGGAGCTACCACAAGCAGAGCACATACCGCGGTTAAGATAGATCCGCAATACGAAAATGCCGTGGTGCATGTTAACGACGCCTCCCGGGCGGTAACAGTGGTAGGAGACCTGCTTCAGAAAGACAGAAAACAGGGATATAAAAACGACCTAAAGAAAGAATACGCAGAATTTAGAGAAAACTTTCTTGGACGCCAGCAGAGGAAAGAATATCTCAGCCTGGAAGAGGCCAGAAAGAATAAGTTATCCCTGGACTGGAGTAGTGATCATATCGTTACCCCCAACGAACCCGGGATCCATCAAATTATGGATCTGGATCTCAATTTGTTATTGCCATATATCGATTGGACCCCTTTCTTCAGGAGTTGGGACCTGCACGGTCGGTTTCCGAACATTCTTGAAGATAGGGTGGTAGGAGAACAGGCCACAGAGTTGTATGAGGATGCTCAGCAAATGCTTAGGCGGATTATTTCTGAAAAATTGTTGCAAGCCAGGGCGGTTTTCGGACTTTTTGAAGCGAACAGTATAAACGATGATGATATAGAGGTTGTGGTTCCTTCTGAAGGTAATTCAGAAAAAAAGATCTTCCGAACCTTAAGACAACAATCCAGAAAAGCAAAAGATAGGCCCAACCTGGCTCTGGCAGATTTTATCGCGCCGAAGGATACGGGGATCACAGATTATATGGGTTGTTTTTGTGTAACGGCCGGCTTTGGAACCGACGAGCTGGCTATGAAATTTGAACAAGAGCACGACGACTATAACAGCATAATGGTAAAAGCACTTGCCGATAGGCTGGTGGAAGCTTTCGCCGAGTATTTACACGAACAGGTGAGAAAAAAATACTGGGGTTACGCCGCCGATGAAGAATTAAGCAATACAGAGCTTATAAGCGAATCCTACCAGGGGATTAGACCGGCTCCCGGCTATCCTGCCTGTCCCGACCATCTGGAAAAAGAGACCATTTGGGACATTCTCAAAGTGAAGGAGACCATTGGTGTATCACTCACAGAGAGCCTTGCTATGTGGCCAGCAGCTTCGGTTTCGGGATATTATTTCGGAAATGCAGAGGCAAAATATTTTGGTTTGGGAAAGATCAGGGAAGATCAGGTAAAAGATTTTGCATCGAGAAAAGGAATTTCAGAAGAAAAAGCCTTTAAATGGCTACAAACAAGTTTAGCAGATTAAATGAAAGTAACAGAACATATTGCCAACGGAAAGGGAAAAACCCAGTTTTCATTCGAAATTTTACCCCCTTTGAAGGGGCAGAATATCCAGTCGATCTTCGACAGTATCGACCCCCTAATGGAGTTCAAACCACCCTTTATCGACGTAACGTACCATCGGGAAGAGTACGTTTATAAAGAAATGGAAAATGGGCTACTTCAGAAAAAAGTAGTGAAAAAACGACCCGGGACTGTAGGTATTTGCGCCGCCATACAGAATAAGTACCAGGTAGATGCTATACCGCATATACTTTGCGGTGGCTTTACAAAAGAGGACACAGAGAATTTCCTGATCGACCTGGATTTCCTGGGGATTGATAATGTAATGGCCTTGCGTGGGGATGCCGTGAAAACAGAGACCTATTTCACTCCCGAGAAGGAAGGCCATCGTTATGCAAATGAGTTGGTTCAACAGATAGATGCTCTCAATAAAGGCGAATACCTGGACGAGGAAATAATGAATCAGGCACAGACAGATTTCTGTATTGGCGTGGCGGGATATCCCGAGAAACATATGGAAGCTCCCAATATGGAAAGCGATTTACATTTTCTGAAAAAGAAACTTAAGAACGGTGCGGAATATATTGTTACCCAGATGTTCTTTGATAACAATAAGTATTTTGAATTTGTGGAAAAGTGTCGCTCTGCGGGAATAACTGCGCCTATCATCCCCGGACTTAAACCTATTTCTACTAAGAAACAATTAAACCTTATCCCGCAGCGATTTAATGCAGACCTGCCTGAAGCCCTTATCAAGGAAGTCCTTAAATGTGAGACTAATGAACAGGTAAAAGAGGTAGGGATCGAGTGGTGTGTGGAACAAAGCAAAGAACTTATAAAGGAAAAGGTTCCCTTTCTGCATTATTATTCTATGGGAAAGAGTGATAATATAAAGGCAATTGCGAGGCAATTATTTTAAAAGAATTAACCCTAATATATATGAAATCTTATCTTTACTATAACTAATTCGACATGTTATCGCGTAAAACAAAATACGGATTAAAAGCACTCACATTCCTGGCTAAACAGGATAAGAACGAGCCTGTTCAGATCTCGGTGATCTCACAATCGGAAAACATCTCGCATAAGTTTTTGGAGAGTATCCTTCTCATTCTTCGGAAGGCGGGTTATCTGGGATCCAAGAAAGGCAAGGGTGGGGGATATTATCTTATGAAGCATCCTTCAGAAATACCGATCGCTGCAGTTTACCGAATACTGGAAGGGCCAATTGCCATGATGCCCTGTGTAAGTCTCAATTTTTACGAAAAATGTGATGACTGCCCCGATGAGGAAGCTTGCAGTGTACATAATTTAATGGTTCAGGTACGGGATAATTGTCTGCAGATCTTTGAAAATACCAGTTTAGAAGATCTTATTAAAAGTTAATAGAAACCCATGTAAAATATTATCGTAGATTTGTTTACTCTACTAAATCTATAGGTTTATTATAGTTATGAATACAATCACTTCGGAAAACATTCACTTATTCAACCAAAATTTAAGATACGAAGAACCTGCGGAAATTATTTCATTCGCTTTAGGTTTGGCCAAAAATCCACTTGTAACTACTAGTTTTGGGCCTTATTCGGCGGTTTTGCTTCATGCCGTAACCAATCAAAAGAAAGATATAAAAGTGGTATGGTGCGATACGGGTTACAATACAGACGAGACCTATGAGCATGCTAAATACCTTATGGAAACACTTCACCTCAATATCGAAATCTTTGCCCCTAAATACACTACGGCCTTTTTAAATCATACTATTGGGAGACCGGATATTGAAAATCCGAAGCATGCTGTTTTTTCCGAGAAGGTGAAGTTAGAACCCTTCACCAGGGCGCTGAACAAATACAAGCCTGATGTATGGTTTACCAATATCCGTGCAGGACAGACTAAACATCGGGATTCGTTGGATATCTTAAGTCTGGATGAAGATGGAATTTTAAAAGTGAGTCCGTTCTATTACTTTACAGATGCGCAGCTAAAATCTTATTTATCCCTTCATAAATTACCAGCCGAATTCAATTATTTCGATCCTGTAAAAGCATTGGAAAATAGGGAATGCGGAATCCACTTGCGGAATTAATTTTATTTATTTTTACGCTATGGATTTGGCCATTCCACAGCGAGAAGAACTACTCAAAACACAGGAGGCATTGTTGCCGTACGTTCACCGGACACCTGTGTTGGAATCGGCTTTGCTCAATGAACTAAGCGGAGCCCGTCTTTATTTCAAATGTGAGAATTTTCAGAGAATGGGCGCCTTTAAAATGCGAGGAGCCATGAATGCAGTGTTACAATTTTCGGAAGCTGAAAAAGAAGCCGGGGTGGTAACTCATTCTTCCGGGAACTTCGGCCAGGCGGTGGCCCTGGCAGCCAAAAATCTTGGGATAAAAGCATTTATAGTGATGCCATCTTCCGCACCTGCGGTTAAAAAGAGTGCTGTACGCACCTACGGAGGATTGATAACCGAGTGCGAACCTACTCTGGCCGCACGTGAGGCCGAAGCTGCGCGGATCGTTAAAGCTACCGGTGCTACTTTTCTACATCCTTCCAATCAGATAGAAGTGATTATGGGTAATGCCACAGCTGCTATGGAGTTACTGGAATCGCAACCCGAACTCGACTTTATCTTTACGCCCATAGGGGGTGGAGGGCTTATCGCCGGGACGGCTCTGGCGGTTCATTATTTTGGAAATGAATGTAAAACGATTGGGGGAGAACCGCTGGCAGCAGATGACGCCTGGAGGTCGCTAAAGACTGGCAAAATTGAAACCAACACAAACACCAATACCATTGCCGATGGATTAAGAACAAATTTAGGAGATGTAAATTTTCCTATTATTAAAATGTTGGTGCCGGAGATCATCCGCGTAACTGAAGATGAGATAATCGAAAGCCTGAGACTTATCTGGGAACGGATGAAGATAGTGGTTGAACCTTCCAGCGCGGTGCCCTTGGCTGCTCTAATTAAAGAGAAGGGACGCTTCAGAAATAAAAAAATTGGCATCATTCTCTCGGGAGGAAATGTAGATCTGGCTGCACTCCCCTTTTCCCATAGCAAACAATGAAGAAGGAGGCTATGATGAAATGGATGCTGATCTTGTTTTTTCTTGCTACTCCTCTCGTAGGCCAGGAAAAGTATCCGGGAAAATACTCTTTTGATGTTTCGTATGGCTACGGGACTATCCTTAGGCATAATAAGAATATTGCGCATTTGGTAATAGCCCATCCCCAGGTGATAACATTGGGTGTTAATCGTAAGACCTTCGGTGAAAAGCCCTGGCAGCAAAGTTTTAATTACCCGGACTGGGGGCTGTCGTTTCAGTTTACAGATTTTAGAAACGAGGTATTAGGGAAGAATTTCGGCATTTTGGCACATTACAATTTCTATTTTCTCAATAGAAACGTAAGGCTTCACCTGGCCCAGGGAATAAGTTACAACACCCATCCCTTCGATCTGGAAACCAACCCAAAGAACAATGCATTTGGTAGCCTTTTACTGTCTTCAACAGCCC includes the following:
- a CDS encoding threonine ammonia-lyase; amino-acid sequence: MDLAIPQREELLKTQEALLPYVHRTPVLESALLNELSGARLYFKCENFQRMGAFKMRGAMNAVLQFSEAEKEAGVVTHSSGNFGQAVALAAKNLGIKAFIVMPSSAPAVKKSAVRTYGGLITECEPTLAAREAEAARIVKATGATFLHPSNQIEVIMGNATAAMELLESQPELDFIFTPIGGGGLIAGTALAVHYFGNECKTIGGEPLAADDAWRSLKTGKIETNTNTNTIADGLRTNLGDVNFPIIKMLVPEIIRVTEDEIIESLRLIWERMKIVVEPSSAVPLAALIKEKGRFRNKKIGIILSGGNVDLAALPFSHSKQ